A portion of the Bdellovibrio bacteriovorus genome contains these proteins:
- a CDS encoding alpha/beta hydrolase — translation MYKRSEGFFKGYNDINLFFQIWDNPKAKGTIIFTHGQGEHSESYHRLISAFENDSWSFYGWDLRGHGRSEGRRGFVSEFDDYTRDYKIFLDMVMKNEKVQKGPVILLCHSMGALIQLKTMIRNPELKCDAIVVSSPLLGIAVNVPAIKARGAQILNMLLPQVTLGNELSNDMLTRDTDVIREYEQDALRHNRISSGAFLGFLDSFAYVTPRANEIKKPALFVISSADPVVSSEAAKNFYEHIGSKKKELFVYPDAKHELINDTIRSTVFADIKNFLDGFLESK, via the coding sequence ATGTACAAAAGATCTGAAGGCTTTTTCAAAGGCTACAACGACATCAATTTGTTCTTTCAAATTTGGGACAACCCGAAAGCGAAAGGCACTATTATATTTACTCACGGTCAAGGCGAACACTCGGAATCTTATCACCGCCTGATCTCGGCATTTGAAAATGATTCGTGGAGTTTTTATGGCTGGGACTTGCGCGGTCACGGTCGCTCCGAAGGTCGTCGCGGTTTTGTTTCTGAATTCGATGATTACACTCGCGATTACAAAATATTTTTAGATATGGTGATGAAAAATGAAAAGGTGCAAAAAGGACCTGTCATTTTGCTTTGCCATTCAATGGGCGCATTGATTCAGCTTAAAACCATGATCCGCAATCCCGAACTTAAATGCGACGCGATCGTGGTGAGTTCTCCGCTTTTAGGAATTGCCGTAAATGTTCCGGCCATCAAAGCTCGCGGCGCACAGATTTTAAATATGCTTTTGCCTCAAGTAACTTTGGGAAATGAACTCTCCAATGACATGCTTACTCGTGATACGGACGTTATTCGTGAATACGAACAAGATGCTCTTCGTCACAATCGAATTTCTTCAGGGGCCTTTTTAGGATTTTTAGATTCATTTGCTTACGTGACCCCACGGGCCAATGAAATTAAAAAGCCCGCGCTTTTTGTAATTTCAAGTGCAGACCCGGTGGTTAGCTCGGAAGCAGCAAAAAACTTTTACGAACACATCGGCAGCAAGAAAAAAGAATTATTCGTTTACCCAGATGCAAAGCATGAACTGATCAACGATACAATTCGTTCCACGGTCTTTGCCGATATTAAAAATTTCCTTGATGGCTTTTTGGAGTCCAAATAA
- a CDS encoding ATP-binding protein has translation MKAKLIAVLVVIAAVFIGAVLWRTDSFVYGDRMSWVEAQTRTQLGSIQKSLATELKSLQRLVATFNADNFQKNKINWNSLSPYYAAASFSVSGTTLEPQMVLVKENSKAAAWTGEFVKAAIGNLDARGADLKYFVKPFQDSQRGRYVALVFIEGNRAYALFGSGEIFQSLIDSQRGSLSSFSIVTNNGLTVGHSVPEYLGTVMRDDPVFKEAQSAGATHGSNTFNLSSGEIFGMYESIPQSNLLVISSAPLQETMKGRTGLWWQFLLMGCGLVAVGTAAVVWVITPAEKRIEDLEAQVAAPRPAIMAASLPPVVKEKVIAPDPEIAKKEKMQASMKVASALAHEMSGPLASILGYTQTILAQSPSSDVTQSADSIIREARSARGVLDKLLGYAGEKSQEKNSLKLEGPLVKSLKAMDATFSMKGVKINKNIQETRALDLDVDGVIRALNNIFNNAVEAMERMPKKEITVNLFEDHQGVHLEIQDIGEGIDAANVQKVFDPFFTTRSFQNHMGLGLSVAFGILKQHHAEVSLESQRGQGTKVNILFKPSVQTTLAAPVAKKEPEAVLMSVDLPQLKVESVHREEAETAFAEVKATTPEVSPVDVNIESLLELPEAAPEITQDTSKMSFVEEEPIEPMKPVNLVTPPPTVDDATVVLAAPPKTSKLDSYHVEIRRPGKRI, from the coding sequence ATGAAGGCCAAATTGATTGCCGTTCTTGTTGTCATTGCTGCCGTATTTATCGGCGCGGTGTTGTGGCGAACGGATAGCTTCGTTTATGGTGATCGTATGAGTTGGGTGGAAGCCCAAACGCGAACACAACTAGGTTCCATTCAAAAGTCTTTAGCAACGGAATTAAAATCTTTGCAAAGATTGGTGGCGACTTTTAATGCCGACAATTTTCAAAAAAATAAAATCAATTGGAATTCATTAAGCCCATATTATGCGGCCGCTTCTTTTTCGGTGAGCGGAACAACACTTGAACCTCAAATGGTTTTAGTTAAAGAAAATTCTAAAGCCGCAGCATGGACAGGCGAGTTTGTAAAAGCGGCCATTGGAAATTTGGATGCACGGGGAGCGGATTTAAAATATTTCGTGAAGCCTTTCCAAGATTCGCAACGAGGCCGTTATGTGGCTTTGGTGTTTATTGAAGGCAATCGCGCCTATGCGCTTTTCGGATCGGGTGAAATCTTTCAGTCTTTGATCGATTCGCAACGAGGATCTTTAAGTTCTTTTTCTATCGTGACGAACAATGGTTTGACCGTGGGTCATTCGGTTCCAGAATACCTTGGCACGGTGATGCGTGATGACCCCGTGTTTAAAGAAGCGCAAAGTGCGGGCGCCACTCATGGCAGTAACACTTTCAATTTAAGTTCGGGCGAAATTTTTGGCATGTACGAAAGCATCCCCCAAAGTAACTTGTTGGTGATCAGCTCCGCCCCTTTGCAAGAAACCATGAAAGGCCGCACGGGCTTGTGGTGGCAGTTCCTGTTGATGGGTTGTGGGCTGGTGGCTGTCGGTACGGCGGCGGTGGTGTGGGTGATTACGCCCGCAGAAAAACGTATCGAGGACTTGGAAGCGCAAGTAGCCGCTCCAAGGCCGGCTATCATGGCAGCAAGCTTGCCCCCCGTGGTAAAGGAAAAAGTGATCGCGCCTGATCCGGAAATTGCCAAGAAAGAGAAAATGCAAGCCTCTATGAAAGTGGCTTCCGCGTTGGCTCATGAAATGAGTGGTCCATTGGCTTCGATCTTGGGTTACACCCAAACTATTTTGGCGCAGTCGCCATCAAGTGATGTTACTCAAAGTGCGGACTCAATCATCCGCGAAGCTCGTTCGGCACGGGGAGTTTTGGATAAGCTTCTGGGTTATGCCGGTGAAAAATCACAAGAAAAGAACTCCTTAAAGCTGGAAGGCCCTTTGGTGAAATCGTTAAAGGCGATGGATGCAACCTTCAGTATGAAGGGTGTGAAAATCAATAAGAACATCCAAGAAACTCGCGCTTTAGATCTGGATGTCGACGGTGTGATTCGCGCTTTAAATAATATTTTTAATAATGCGGTTGAAGCCATGGAGCGCATGCCGAAAAAAGAAATCACCGTGAATCTTTTTGAAGATCACCAAGGCGTGCATCTTGAAATCCAAGATATCGGGGAAGGGATTGATGCGGCGAACGTGCAAAAAGTTTTTGACCCGTTTTTCACGACGCGTTCGTTTCAAAATCACATGGGCTTGGGTTTATCCGTGGCGTTCGGGATTTTAAAACAACATCACGCTGAAGTCAGTCTTGAGTCCCAGCGGGGCCAAGGTACGAAAGTAAATATTTTATTTAAACCATCCGTGCAAACAACTTTAGCGGCTCCGGTTGCTAAAAAAGAACCTGAGGCGGTCTTGATGTCTGTGGATCTTCCGCAATTGAAAGTTGAATCTGTTCACCGCGAAGAAGCCGAAACTGCTTTTGCCGAAGTCAAAGCCACCACGCCTGAAGTTTCGCCGGTAGATGTGAATATCGAAAGCCTTTTGGAGCTGCCCGAGGCCGCTCCCGAAATAACACAAGATACTTCGAAGATGTCATTTGTCGAAGAAGAGCCGATTGAGCCGATGAAGCCGGTTAATTTAGTAACCCCACCGCCGACTGTAGATGACGCGACCGTGGTTCTGGCAGCGCCACCCAAGACTTCGAAACTGGATTCTTATCATGTCGAGATTCGTCGACCTGGAAAGAGGATTTAA
- the rnhA gene encoding ribonuclease HI has product MMKLKTVTALKDMHPAQLDTLGRNRDYSRVNINRDYIIIYSDGACSGNPGPGGWGSIILTPENLVRELGGAERSTTNNRMEMAAAIEALKVVQARPEAIHFYTDSTYLIRGITQWIWGWKKRGWKTAEGEDVSNRDLWQDLAEVVQKRGTNGKIEWKYSRGHVGIPGNERCDRIAVAFSKNDYVNLYEGSYESYGHNLMQIPSDTSLPEMRQPGEKKQAFSYLSNLGGLVYRHKDWPSCQRRVSGKSGAKFKKATSAADEIEILKAWGLSSQTPIQEG; this is encoded by the coding sequence ATGATGAAACTCAAAACTGTCACTGCCTTAAAAGACATGCACCCGGCGCAGCTTGACACCCTTGGCAGGAATCGTGACTATTCAAGGGTGAACATCAATCGCGATTATATCATTATTTATTCGGACGGTGCTTGCTCTGGAAACCCAGGTCCTGGGGGCTGGGGCAGTATTATTTTAACACCTGAAAACTTAGTAAGGGAATTGGGTGGTGCGGAAAGATCCACCACCAACAACCGTATGGAGATGGCGGCGGCGATTGAGGCGTTAAAAGTTGTTCAAGCTCGGCCGGAAGCCATTCACTTTTACACCGATTCTACATACCTGATTCGCGGCATTACGCAATGGATTTGGGGATGGAAAAAACGGGGATGGAAAACGGCCGAAGGTGAAGACGTTTCCAATCGTGATTTATGGCAAGACTTGGCCGAGGTCGTACAAAAACGCGGCACCAATGGCAAAATTGAATGGAAGTATTCTCGCGGACACGTGGGAATTCCGGGCAATGAGCGTTGCGATCGCATTGCGGTGGCGTTTTCCAAAAATGATTATGTGAATTTGTACGAGGGTTCTTATGAATCTTATGGACATAATCTTATGCAAATTCCTTCTGATACGTCTTTGCCAGAAATGCGACAACCCGGAGAGAAGAAACAAGCCTTCAGTTATCTGAGTAACTTGGGCGGTCTTGTTTATCGCCATAAGGACTGGCCCTCGTGCCAGCGTCGTGTCAGCGGAAAATCGGGGGCTAAATTTAAAAAAGCCACTTCGGCCGCCGATGAAATTGAAATCTTGAAGGCATGGGGTTTAAGTTCGCAAACTCCCATCCAGGAAGGCTAA
- the nadB gene encoding L-aspartate oxidase, protein MSTHYCDVLIIGSGTAGLALALKLSVKGKVIILAKETAGGTNSAMAQGGISAVMSDEDSFESHLQDTLIAGAGLCKETVVKDYVEQAPDRIHDLINWGVHFDVRKRGSEETQEIDLTREGGHSFRRILHFEDQTGLEIHRTLLRRVQEHPNIELMERYYAIDLIVNKEVNPDDMSPVTCIGSYALNKNDGEVHTFVAKNTVLATGGAGKVYLYTSNWGGATGDGIAMAYRVGARIANLEFMQFHPTCLFHRESRNFLISEALRGEGGELIDQNGHAFMPKYHPLGSLAPRDVVARSIDNEMKKTGAECVFLDMTKLDRDFLKNRFPNIFNKCLEYGIDMSTQPIPVVPAAHYLCGGVVTDVDGRTDIPGLWAVGETACTGLHGANRLASNSLLECLTTAHNCAQKINSVSDAETLFPLEPKPWTHPQESNDDEMIVINHMWDEIRRTMWNYMGIVRSNKRLERAQHRLKNILAETKEYYSNMKIHSDILELRNIATVADLSIECALRRKESRGIHYNIDHPEKAALAQDTIVVRGLI, encoded by the coding sequence ATGAGTACTCATTACTGCGACGTTTTAATTATCGGCTCGGGAACTGCTGGACTGGCTTTGGCTTTGAAGCTCTCTGTGAAGGGAAAAGTCATCATTCTTGCCAAAGAAACCGCGGGCGGCACAAACTCCGCGATGGCTCAAGGTGGAATTTCTGCCGTCATGTCGGATGAAGACAGCTTTGAATCCCACTTGCAAGACACACTGATAGCCGGAGCCGGTCTTTGCAAAGAAACTGTCGTCAAAGACTATGTCGAACAAGCCCCCGATCGTATTCATGATTTAATAAACTGGGGTGTTCATTTTGACGTTCGCAAACGCGGTTCCGAGGAAACTCAGGAAATTGATTTGACGCGCGAGGGCGGACACAGCTTTCGCCGCATTTTACACTTTGAAGACCAAACTGGTTTAGAAATTCATCGCACTCTTTTGAGACGTGTCCAGGAGCACCCGAACATCGAACTCATGGAACGTTATTACGCGATTGATTTGATCGTGAATAAAGAGGTCAATCCCGACGACATGAGTCCCGTCACCTGCATCGGCAGTTATGCCTTAAATAAAAACGACGGCGAAGTGCATACTTTTGTAGCAAAAAACACCGTCCTTGCCACCGGCGGCGCTGGCAAAGTCTACCTTTACACCTCGAACTGGGGAGGCGCCACGGGTGACGGCATTGCCATGGCTTACAGAGTGGGTGCGCGAATCGCCAACTTAGAGTTCATGCAATTTCACCCCACATGCCTTTTTCATCGCGAATCGAGAAACTTTCTTATCTCTGAAGCTTTGCGCGGCGAAGGGGGCGAGCTGATTGATCAAAACGGTCACGCTTTCATGCCGAAATATCACCCCTTGGGTTCGTTAGCCCCCCGTGATGTCGTGGCTCGCTCTATCGACAATGAGATGAAAAAAACGGGTGCAGAGTGCGTGTTCTTGGACATGACAAAATTGGATCGAGATTTTTTAAAAAATCGCTTCCCCAACATCTTTAACAAATGCTTAGAGTACGGCATCGACATGAGCACGCAACCCATCCCTGTGGTCCCGGCGGCTCATTATTTATGCGGCGGAGTCGTGACCGATGTGGATGGTCGCACCGATATTCCCGGCCTTTGGGCCGTAGGGGAAACCGCATGCACGGGTCTGCATGGAGCCAACCGTTTAGCTTCCAACTCTTTGTTGGAATGCTTAACGACCGCTCATAACTGCGCGCAGAAGATTAATTCCGTTAGCGACGCCGAAACACTTTTTCCGTTAGAACCAAAGCCCTGGACGCATCCCCAAGAATCTAACGATGACGAGATGATCGTGATCAATCATATGTGGGATGAAATTCGTCGCACGATGTGGAACTACATGGGTATTGTTCGCTCTAATAAACGCTTAGAGCGCGCTCAGCACCGTTTAAAAAACATCCTGGCAGAAACAAAAGAATATTACTCCAACATGAAGATCCACTCGGACATTTTAGAGTTGCGCAATATCGCCACCGTGGCCGATCTTTCCATTGAATGCGCCCTTCGTCGTAAAGAGTCTCGGGGTATTCATTACAACATCGATCATCCAGAAAAAGCAGCTCTTGCCCAAGATACAATCGTGGTCCGGGGTCTAATTTGA
- a CDS encoding SDR family NAD(P)-dependent oxidoreductase, protein MEISNRHVLITGASRGIGKAFAKMCAEDKAQLHLVLRKEDEELVQALKEAGAKSVKTYYADLSSREGVEELLEKVKNVPVELLFNNAGMLTGGLLEEQPLDDIYKMFQVNVQSLVHLTQAVLPGMLERKRGKIINNSSVSAFMHFPSATTYAASKAAVLAFTECLKLELKDTGVSTLLLITPGVKTRMFDEIEKLYSKTFAVPKDSITPTKYAQMIREAILHDLDVLEPSGFTGVGLKIAKYVKPLFEFEASRKFKRPKA, encoded by the coding sequence ATGGAAATTTCCAATCGACATGTTTTAATCACCGGCGCCAGTCGGGGTATTGGTAAAGCCTTTGCCAAGATGTGCGCGGAAGATAAGGCCCAGTTGCATCTCGTTTTAAGAAAAGAAGACGAAGAGCTGGTGCAGGCCTTAAAGGAGGCAGGTGCAAAATCGGTAAAAACATATTACGCCGATTTATCCTCGCGCGAAGGTGTGGAAGAGCTTTTGGAAAAAGTCAAAAATGTCCCGGTGGAGCTTCTTTTTAATAATGCCGGAATGTTAACCGGTGGTTTGCTAGAAGAACAGCCCTTGGATGATATTTATAAGATGTTTCAAGTAAACGTCCAGTCGTTGGTTCATCTGACCCAGGCGGTTTTACCGGGAATGCTTGAAAGAAAACGCGGAAAAATTATCAATAATTCAAGTGTTTCAGCCTTCATGCACTTTCCCAGTGCGACGACGTATGCGGCCTCTAAGGCGGCGGTCTTAGCATTTACAGAGTGTTTGAAGTTAGAATTAAAAGACACCGGTGTTAGTACATTGCTTTTAATCACGCCGGGGGTGAAAACTCGGATGTTTGATGAAATCGAAAAACTATATTCAAAAACTTTTGCAGTACCCAAAGACTCAATCACGCCGACAAAGTATGCGCAGATGATTCGCGAAGCGATCTTACATGATTTGGATGTCTTAGAGCCGTCCGGTTTTACAGGCGTAGGGTTGAAGATTGCTAAATACGTGAAGCCTCTTTTTGAGTTTGAGGCTTCTAGGAAATTCAAAAGGCCTAAGGCTTAA